Genomic window (Sphingomonas japonica):
TGGAGACATAGGTGAGCAGGTCGGCATCGGCCTGGTTGTAATGGATGCCGAGCGATATCTCCTGAATGACGAAATTGGGCGACACGGCGCTGACCTGAAGACACGCCGCCAGCGCCAGCGGGCCGAGCGGGCAATGCGGGGCGAACGCGACATCGTAGGTCTCGGCCATCGCGGCGATGCGGCGGCATTCGGAAATGCCGCCGGCATGGCTCAAGTCCGGCTGGGCGATGTCGATCGCCCCCAGTTCGAAGAAGCGCCGGAAATCCCAGCGGCTGTAGAGCCGCTCCCCGAGCGCGATCGGCACGCCGGTGCCTTGCGTGATCTGCGCGATCGCCTCGGGCTGCTCGCTCAGCAGCACTTCCTCGACGAACAGCGGGCGGTGCGGGGCGAGTGCGTGGACCAGCTGGCGCGCCATCGGACGATGCACGCGGCCGTGGAAATCGATGCCCACGTCGATGCCGGTCGCGCGAACCGTTTCGAGCCGCTCGACCGCGGCGTCGACCGCGGCCGGGCTGTCGAGCCAGTCCATGTCCTCGGTACCGTTCATCTTGACCGCATCGAAGCCCTGTTCGCGCCGAGCTGCGGCAGCTTCGGCGACGTCGCCCGGCCGGTCGCCGCCGATCCAGGCATAGACGCGCAGCCGGTCGCGCACGCGCCCGCCGAGCAGGTCGGCGACCGGCACGCCGAGCCGCCGGCCCTTGAGGTCCCACAGCGCCTGGTCGATCCCCGACAGCGCCGACATCAGTACCGGCCCGCCACGATAGAATCCCATGCGGTAGAGCAGCTGCCAGATATCCTCGATGCGTCCGGCGGGCAGC
Coding sequences:
- the dgoD gene encoding galactonate dehydratase, with the protein product MDKIARLETFIVAPRWLFVRIETDDGAVGWGEASLEGHAEAVAGAMEAARDRITGLPAGRIEDIWQLLYRMGFYRGGPVLMSALSGIDQALWDLKGRRLGVPVADLLGGRVRDRLRVYAWIGGDRPGDVAEAAAARREQGFDAVKMNGTEDMDWLDSPAAVDAAVERLETVRATGIDVGIDFHGRVHRPMARQLVHALAPHRPLFVEEVLLSEQPEAIAQITQGTGVPIALGERLYSRWDFRRFFELGAIDIAQPDLSHAGGISECRRIAAMAETYDVAFAPHCPLGPLALAACLQVSAVSPNFVIQEISLGIHYNQADADLLTYVSNPEVLAVTQGSVAALDGPGLGIDIDEARVREAAASPHRWRNPVWRGRDGSLREW